A single region of the Nicotiana sylvestris chromosome 6, ASM39365v2, whole genome shotgun sequence genome encodes:
- the LOC104228033 gene encoding 1-aminocyclopropane-1-carboxylate synthase 7-like, with product MAIEIEKSTVKLSKVAVSDTHGENSPYFAGWKAYDENPFDEVHNPSGVIQMGLAENQVSFDLLEEYLEKQTEEASCGSGKISSFRENALFQDYHGLVSFRKAMASFMEQIRGGRAKFNPERIVITAGATAANELLTFILADPGDALLVPTPYYPGFDRDLRWRTGVKIIPVHCDSSNNFQVTPQALELAYEEAKSKNIKVRGILITNPSNPLGATIQRTILEDILEFAVRKNIHLVSDEIYSGSVFCSSEFTSIAEILESRNYKDSERVHIVYSLSKDLGLPGFRVGTIYSYNDKVVTTARRMSSFTLISSQTQQLLASMLSDKNFTNKYIKTNRERLRKRYEMIIDGLRSAGIECLKGNAGLFCWMNLSQLLDKPTKECELELWNSILCEVKLNISPGSSCHCSEPGWFRVCFANMSEQTLEIALKRLHNFMQKRTYINE from the exons atggcTATTGAGATTGAGAAATCAACAGTTAAGCTATCAAAAGTTGCAGTCTCAGATACACATGGAGAAAATTCACCTTATTTTGCAGGGTGGAAAGCATATGATGAAAATCCTTTTGATGAAGTTCACAACCCATCTGGAGTTATTCAAATGGGATTGGCAGAAAATCaa GTATCATTTGATTTGTTGGAAGAGTACTTGGAAAAACAAACAGAAGAAGCTAGCTGTGGAAGTGGAAAAATTTCTAGCTTTAGAGAAAATGCTTTATTTCAAGATTATCATGGACTTGTTTCTTTTAGAAAAGCAATGGCTAGTTTCATGGAACAAATAAGAGGTGGAAGGGCAAAATTTAATCCTGAAAGAATTGTTATTACAGCTGGTGCAACAGCTGCTAATGAGTTATTAACATTTATTCTTGCTGATCCCGGTGATGCTTTGCTTGTTCCAACTCCTTACTATCCTGG GTTTGATAGAGATTTGAGGTGGAGAACAGGTGTAAAAATAATTCCAGTTCATTGTGATAGTTCAAATAATTTCCAAGTTACACCACAAGCCTTAGAATTAGCCTATGAAGAAGCAAAATCCAAAAACATCAAAGTTAGAGGAATACTTATAACAAATCCTTCAAATCCTTTAGGTGCAACAATTCAAAGAACAATCCTTGAGGATATTCTTGAATTCGCGGTCCGAAAAAACATCCATCTTGTCTCTGATGAAATCTACTCTGGGTCAGTATTCTGTTCCTCAGAATTCACCAGCATTGCGGAAATTCTTGAATCAAGAAATTACAAGGATTCAGAGAGAGTTCACATTGTCTATAGCCTTTCTAAAGACTTAGGACTCCCTGGATTTCGAGTTGGGACAATTTATTCATACAATGATAAGGTTGTCACAACAGCAAGGAGAATGTCGAGTTTTACCTTAATTTCATCTCAGACACAACAACTCCTGGCTTCCATGTTGTCAGATAAGAATTTCACGAACAAATACATTAAGACGAATCGCGAGAGATTGAGGAAGAGATATGAAATGATAATTGATGGATTGAGAAGTGCTGGAATTGAATGTTTGAAAGGAAATGCAGGTTTATTTTGTTGGATGAATTTGAGTCAATTATTGGATAAGCCTACAAAGGAATGTGAATTGGAACTTTGGAATTCAATATTGTGTGAAGTGAAGTTGAATATTTCTCCAGGATCTTCTTGTCATTGTTCAGAACCTGGTTGGTTTAGAGTTTGTTTTGCTAATATGAGTGAACAAACACTAGAAATTGCACTCAAAAGATTGCATAATTTCATGCAAAAGAGAACATATATAAATGAGTAA